A genomic region of Pyrus communis chromosome 14, drPyrComm1.1, whole genome shotgun sequence contains the following coding sequences:
- the LOC137716397 gene encoding protein HUA2-LIKE 2-like isoform X2, translating into MAPSRRKGVSKAAQAAAACRQWKVGDLVLAKVKGFPAWPATVSEPEKWGYSADWKKVLVFFFGTQQIAFCNPADVEAFTEEKKQSLLGKRHGKGADFVRAVKEIIDSYDKLKKEDQVDDFKSTANGRNTVDSLSNLRSEDQSEVPEAILDSHSKSSHSTIDRNEPSVSVEDASATAQVDAMHDKEALIEEPAATATVTETPLPVTYSSRKRSRDLRSQKEEAQARRSRSSSRMESRRVRNSRMSCDDDDKNAGEVSGNVVRNGCLRRNKRVRKSPDASECDDVNSAAFVSNGCIEDNGSEVATVDSDTFSLNEGSAVDSGCKGEHSEAVAECLDGDAELVKRLDLQIKAVVIKKKRKPNRKRITNDAAEPIAMVDKETVLEVKQSSNQTIQNDCGKMNGNSSKEDGDEHLPLVKRARVRMGKPCSAHEEVASFAHTEESHKEVVLNPLGPVSTSSNCDENCPSGRDSSVVNEVLDNITPSGGCSGILGNRPQLWNTKNDQSFGCSVDGEAVLPPSKRLHRALEAMSANAAEDDRCNYESSVTKMSTIGCHHSSTSSCPAMTVESNTGTGLGLQSEDSLGINASGVDASGFSTSLNPVVLEENAKSVVVVNADKKTESPNTQSHECSINELPDSGDHVGGKDLSGGFSDCHIMGRPVHLSPNMDRSEAGTGLNESSIDELPTKDKNKDKDELSHCEAENPDIECDTSEHTLKSIDPPVSGTNHGISEFSPLNMASPLHYGEEGPGEKVEGLESHVQDTREVNDIFDVVKEVENKQTENDPSSVSYPNEYLGDKNVSGIRSSPSLTDGGDSIAHASPLNTSACHMSTSDSSNILQNNGSCSPDGDLQNRRTSSIQLGEDGKSESVVSQRSKSVSKYSEIHATLLSFDTMLGTLTRTKESIGRATRVAMDCGKLGVAAKVLEILARYLETESSLHRRVDLFFLVDSIAQCTRGLKGDGCGMYPSAIQAILPRLLSAAAPPGSSAHENRRQCLKVLKLWSERRIVPESIIHRHMRELDTYGVSSSSGAYGRRSARTERSLDDPLREMEGMLVDEYGSNSSFQLPGFCMPRMLKDEDDGCDSDGESFEAVTPEHNPQAHEEQETTPATERHRHILEDVDGELEMEDVAPSCDVDVSSSCGVAGANGVQASHNQFEQNCGPYFAPPLPRDVPPSSPPLPSSPPPPPPPPPLPPPHVVHPPCAMPDAYMSSVDSKSYTDAHNVHGNRVHPPPQQLNSPRVNHTIPDAVHYLAPECRDHQRQMPDSTSCSYSSFPTYSERNVTHSDGATFHNEGYPLRPPHAPPSNQFSYVQGDQPVKPQCEAPPPYHNRFDYGDRENYYNNHERMKPGPYEPCDSWRFPSHYFSGPRYPDKGKMSYGTGPYAGPPCEPTRGPGQDWRYPPRLMSHRDSMPFRPPFEGPIPITGRGNVNLGIKMGGSQSVSEKSIHEFTVKDSRGKEVDLSVYKGKVVLVVNVASKCGFTDTNYTQLTELYTKYKEKGFEILAFPCNQFLRQEPGTSQDAEQFACTRYKAEYPIFKKVRVNGPDTEPVYKFLKASKSGFLGSRIKWNFTKFLVDKDGHVIERYGPTTSPLNIEADIKKALGEV; encoded by the exons ATGGCTCCCAGCCGGAGGAAGGGAGTTAGCAAGGCCGCTCAGGCCGCCGCTGCTTGCCGCCAATGGAAGGTCGGCGATCTTGTTCTTGCTAAAGTCAAGGGCTTCCCTGCTTGGCCGGCTACC GTAAGTGAACCAGAGAAGTGGGGCTACTCTGCTGATTGGAAGAAAGTTCTAGTCTTCTTCTTTGGAACCCAACAGAT AGCGTTCTGCAACCCTGCAGACGTCGAGGCATTTACTGAGGAGAAAAAACAGTCTCTTCTGGGCAAGCGTCACGGAAAAGGTGCTGATTTTGTTCGTGCAGTCAAGGAGATTATTGATAGTTATGATAAGCTGAAGAAAGAGGACCAAGTTGATGATTTCAAATCCACCGCAAATGGAAGGAACACAGTGGATTCTTTGTCCAACTTGCGTTCAGAGGATCAGTCAGAAGTTCCTGAAGCAATTCTGGATTCACATTCTAAATCTTCACATTCAACAATTGATAGAAATGAGCCAAGTGTTTCTGTCGAGGATGCTTCAGCAACTGCACAAGTAGATGCTATGCACGATAAGGAGGCCTTAATTGAGGAACCTGCTGCTACAGCAACGGTTACTGAAACACCTCTTCCAGTGACCTACTCTTCAAGAAAGAGATCAAGAGACTTGCGATCACAGAAAGAGGAAGCACAAGCTCGTAGGTCAAGAAGTTCATCCAGGATGGAATCACGTAGAGTACGCAACTCAAGAATGTCATGTGATGATGATGACAAGAATGCTGGGGAAGTATCTGGTAATGTAGTTCGGAATGGATGTCTAAGAAGGAATAAACGAGTACGGAAATCACCTGATGCCTCTGAGTGTGAtgatgtgaattcagctgcttttgTTTCAAATGGTTGTATTGAAGATAACGGTTCTGAAGTTGCGACAGTTGATTCTGATACATTTAGTCTGAATGAAGGCAGTGCTGTTGATTCTGGTTGTAAAGGTGAACACTCGGAGGCTGTTGCCGAATGCTTGGATGGTGATGCTGAGTTGGTCAAAAGACTTGATCTCCAAATAAAGGCTGTTGTTatcaagaagaaaaggaagccAAACAGAAAGCGAATTACTAATGATGCAGCTGAGCCTATTGCTATGGTGGACAAGGAGACAGTTTTGGAGGTAAAGCAAAGTAGTAATCAAACTATACAGAATGATTGTGGGAAGATGAATGGAAATTCCTCCAAGGAAGATGGAGATGAGCACCTGCCATTGGTGAAACGAGCGAGGGTGCGAATGGGCAAACCATGTTCTGCTCACGAGGAAGTAGCTAGCTTTGCACACACTGAAGAAAGTCACAAGGAAGTTGTACTCAATCCATTGGGGCCAGTCAGCACATCATCAAATTGTGATGAAAATTGCCCTTCTGGTAGGGACTCGTCTGTGGTAAATGAAGTTTTGGATAATATTACACCATCTGGAGGTTGCAGTGGCATTTTGGGAAACAGACCTCAGCTTTGGAACACCAAGAATGACCAATCATTTGGTTGCTCGGTTGATGGCGAAGCTGTTTTACCTCCATCTAAGCGTCTTCATCGCGCTCTAGAAGCCATGTCAGCTAATGCTGCTGAAGATGATAGATGTAATTATGAATCTTCAGTAACAAAGATGTCTACTATTGGTTGTCATCATTCTTCCACAAGCTCATGCCCTGCTATGACTGTAGAAAGTAATACAGGGACTGGATTGGGACTGCAGAGTGAAGACTCTTTGGGCATTAATGCTTCAGGGGTTGATGCTTCTGGATTCTCTACCAGTTTAAACCCTGTAGTCTTGGAGGAAAATGCTAAATCAGTTGTGGTAGTGAATGCCGATAAAAAAACTGAGAGTCCGAACACCCAAAGTCATGAATGCTCTATTAATGAGTTACCAGATTCTGGAGACCATGTTGGTGGTAAAGATCTTAGTGGTGGTTTTTCTGATTGTCACATTATGGGAAGGCCAGTGCATTTATCGCCGAATATGGACAGAAGTGAGGCTGGTACTGGGCTTAATGAAAGTTCAATTGATGAGTTGCCTACGAAGGacaaaaacaaagacaaagaTGAATTGAGCCATTGTGAAGCAGAAAATCCTGATATTGAATGTGATACTTCAGAGCATACTTTGAAGAGCATAGATCCTCCTGTATCAGGCACCAACCATGGAATTTCTGAATTTTCACCTTTGAACATGGCTAGTCCACTTCATTATGGTGAAGAGGGTCCCGGTGAGAAAGTTGAGGGTTTGGAATCCCACGTTCAAGATACCAGAGAAGTCAATGACAT CTTTGATGTGGTGAAAGAGGTTGAAAATAAACAAACAGAGAATGATCCAAGCTCAGTTTCCTATCCAAATGAATACCTGGGTGATAAAAATGTCTCTGGTATCCGGTCAAGTCCATCCCTAACAGATGGAGGAGATTCTATTGCACATGCATCACCTCTCAATACGTCAGCCTGTCACATGTCGACTTCAGATAGTAGTAATATTCTTCAGAACAATGGCAGTTGTAGTCCAGATGGTGATTTGCAGAACAGGAGAACTTCATCTATTCAACTTGGTGAGGACGGAAAGTCTGAATCAGTTGTCAGTCAAAGATCAAAATCTGTGAGCAAGTACTCAGAAATACATGCAACTCTGTTATCATTTGATACAATGCTTGGAACATTGACAAggaccaaggagagcattggtCGAGCAACTCGTGTTGCTATGGACTGTGGAAAGCTTGGTGTAGCTGCTAAG GTGTTGGAAATTCTTGCCCGTTATTTGGAAACTGAGTCAAGCTTACACCGGAGAGTGGACTTGTTCTTCCTGGTGGATTCAATTGCTCAATGCACCCGAGGGTTGAAGG GTGATGGTTGTGGTATGTACCCTTCTGCAATCCAAGCAATCCTGCCACGGTTATTGTCAGCTGCTGCTCCTCCTGGAAGTTCTGCACATGAAAATCGTAGACAGTGTTTAAAG GTTTTGAAACTTTGGTCAGAGAGAAGGATTGTTCCAGAGTCCATAATTCATCGCCATATGCGAGAATTAGATACATATGGtgtgtcttcttcttctggtgCATATGGTAGGCGCTCCGCGAGAACGGAAAGGTCTTTGGATGATCCTCTTAGAGAAATGGAGGGCATGCTTGTTGACGAATATGGAAG CAATTCAAGTTTTCAACTTCCGGGATTTTGTATGCCCCGCATGCTCaaagatgaagatgatggaTGTGATTCTGATGGGGAAAGTTTTGAGGCTGTCACTCCTGAGCACAATCCTCAGGCCCATGAAGAACAAGAAACCACACCTGCCACTGAAAGACATAGGCATATCTTGGAAGATGTGGATGGAGAGCTTGAAATGGAGGATGTGGCTCCTTCCTGTGATGTTGACGTCAGTTCATCTTGTGGTGTTGCCGGAGCCAATGGTGTGCAGGCTTCACATAATCAGTTTGAACAGAATTGTGGACCGTACTTTGCCCCTCCACTACCTCGAGATGTGCCACCGTCATCTCCTCCACTACCATCTTCTCCTCCGCCTCCGCCCCCTCCACCACCACTGCCTCCACCTCATGTCGTGCATCCTCCATGCGCTATGCCCGATGCCTATATGAGCAGTGTTGATTCAAAGTCCTACACTGATGCACAT AATGTGCATGGCAACAGAGTTCACCCTCCACCTCAGCAGTTGAATTCACCAAGAGTGAACCATACAATTCCCGATGCTGTGCACTATCTTGCCCCTGAATGCAGAGATCATCAGAGACAGATGCCTGATTCTACATCGTGCTCTTATAGTAGTTTTCCTACATATTCAGAGAGAAATGTGACACACTCTGATGGTGCTACCTTCCATAATGAAGGTTACCCTTTACGACCACCTCATGCTCCACCATCCAATCAGTTCTCTTATGTTCAAGGAGACCAACCGGTAAAGCCACAATGCGAGGCTCCGCCTCCTTATCACAACAGATTTGACTATGGGGACCGAGAGAACTATTACAATAATCATGAAAGAATGAAACCTGGCCCATATGAGCCCTGCGATAGCTGGAGATTTCCTTCACATTATTTTTCAG GTCCTCGATATCCTGATAAAGGCAAGATGTCTTATGGAACTGGTCCATATGCTGGCCCTCCATGTGAACCAACAAGAGGACCTGGCCAAGATTGGAGATATCCTCCCCGCTTGATGAGCCACAGAGACTCTATGCCCTTTAGACCACCTTTTGAAGGTCCCATACCCATCACAGGCAGAG gtaatgtaaatttgggtata aaaatggGTGGTTCCCAATCTGTCTCTGAGAAATCCATCCATGAATTCACTGTAAAG
- the LOC137716397 gene encoding protein HUA2-LIKE 2-like isoform X1: MAPSRRKGVSKAAQAAAACRQWKVGDLVLAKVKGFPAWPATVSEPEKWGYSADWKKVLVFFFGTQQIAFCNPADVEAFTEEKKQSLLGKRHGKGADFVRAVKEIIDSYDKLKKEDQVDDFKSTANGRNTVDSLSNLRSEDQSEVPEAILDSHSKSSHSTIDRNEPSVSVEDASATAQVDAMHDKEALIEEPAATATVTETPLPVTYSSRKRSRDLRSQKEEAQARRSRSSSRMESRRVRNSRMSCDDDDKNAGEVSGNVVRNGCLRRNKRVRKSPDASECDDVNSAAFVSNGCIEDNGSEVATVDSDTFSLNEGSAVDSGCKGEHSEAVAECLDGDAELVKRLDLQIKAVVIKKKRKPNRKRITNDAAEPIAMVDKETVLEVKQSSNQTIQNDCGKMNGNSSKEDGDEHLPLVKRARVRMGKPCSAHEEVASFAHTEESHKEVVLNPLGPVSTSSNCDENCPSGRDSSVVNEVLDNITPSGGCSGILGNRPQLWNTKNDQSFGCSVDGEAVLPPSKRLHRALEAMSANAAEDDRCNYESSVTKMSTIGCHHSSTSSCPAMTVESNTGTGLGLQSEDSLGINASGVDASGFSTSLNPVVLEENAKSVVVVNADKKTESPNTQSHECSINELPDSGDHVGGKDLSGGFSDCHIMGRPVHLSPNMDRSEAGTGLNESSIDELPTKDKNKDKDELSHCEAENPDIECDTSEHTLKSIDPPVSGTNHGISEFSPLNMASPLHYGEEGPGEKVEGLESHVQDTREVNDIFDVVKEVENKQTENDPSSVSYPNEYLGDKNVSGIRSSPSLTDGGDSIAHASPLNTSACHMSTSDSSNILQNNGSCSPDGDLQNRRTSSIQLGEDGKSESVVSQRSKSVSKYSEIHATLLSFDTMLGTLTRTKESIGRATRVAMDCGKLGVAAKVLEILARYLETESSLHRRVDLFFLVDSIAQCTRGLKGDGCGMYPSAIQAILPRLLSAAAPPGSSAHENRRQCLKVLKLWSERRIVPESIIHRHMRELDTYGVSSSSGAYGRRSARTERSLDDPLREMEGMLVDEYGSNSSFQLPGFCMPRMLKDEDDGCDSDGESFEAVTPEHNPQAHEEQETTPATERHRHILEDVDGELEMEDVAPSCDVDVSSSCGVAGANGVQASHNQFEQNCGPYFAPPLPRDVPPSSPPLPSSPPPPPPPPPLPPPHVVHPPCAMPDAYMSSVDSKSYTDAHNVHGNRVHPPPQQLNSPRVNHTIPDAVHYLAPECRDHQRQMPDSTSCSYSSFPTYSERNVTHSDGATFHNEGYPLRPPHAPPSNQFSYVQGDQPVKPQCEAPPPYHNRFDYGDRENYYNNHERMKPGPYEPCDSWRFPSHYFSGPRYPDKGKMSYGTGPYAGPPCEPTRGPGQDWRYPPRLMSHRDSMPFRPPFEGPIPITGRGPSYWRPR, encoded by the exons ATGGCTCCCAGCCGGAGGAAGGGAGTTAGCAAGGCCGCTCAGGCCGCCGCTGCTTGCCGCCAATGGAAGGTCGGCGATCTTGTTCTTGCTAAAGTCAAGGGCTTCCCTGCTTGGCCGGCTACC GTAAGTGAACCAGAGAAGTGGGGCTACTCTGCTGATTGGAAGAAAGTTCTAGTCTTCTTCTTTGGAACCCAACAGAT AGCGTTCTGCAACCCTGCAGACGTCGAGGCATTTACTGAGGAGAAAAAACAGTCTCTTCTGGGCAAGCGTCACGGAAAAGGTGCTGATTTTGTTCGTGCAGTCAAGGAGATTATTGATAGTTATGATAAGCTGAAGAAAGAGGACCAAGTTGATGATTTCAAATCCACCGCAAATGGAAGGAACACAGTGGATTCTTTGTCCAACTTGCGTTCAGAGGATCAGTCAGAAGTTCCTGAAGCAATTCTGGATTCACATTCTAAATCTTCACATTCAACAATTGATAGAAATGAGCCAAGTGTTTCTGTCGAGGATGCTTCAGCAACTGCACAAGTAGATGCTATGCACGATAAGGAGGCCTTAATTGAGGAACCTGCTGCTACAGCAACGGTTACTGAAACACCTCTTCCAGTGACCTACTCTTCAAGAAAGAGATCAAGAGACTTGCGATCACAGAAAGAGGAAGCACAAGCTCGTAGGTCAAGAAGTTCATCCAGGATGGAATCACGTAGAGTACGCAACTCAAGAATGTCATGTGATGATGATGACAAGAATGCTGGGGAAGTATCTGGTAATGTAGTTCGGAATGGATGTCTAAGAAGGAATAAACGAGTACGGAAATCACCTGATGCCTCTGAGTGTGAtgatgtgaattcagctgcttttgTTTCAAATGGTTGTATTGAAGATAACGGTTCTGAAGTTGCGACAGTTGATTCTGATACATTTAGTCTGAATGAAGGCAGTGCTGTTGATTCTGGTTGTAAAGGTGAACACTCGGAGGCTGTTGCCGAATGCTTGGATGGTGATGCTGAGTTGGTCAAAAGACTTGATCTCCAAATAAAGGCTGTTGTTatcaagaagaaaaggaagccAAACAGAAAGCGAATTACTAATGATGCAGCTGAGCCTATTGCTATGGTGGACAAGGAGACAGTTTTGGAGGTAAAGCAAAGTAGTAATCAAACTATACAGAATGATTGTGGGAAGATGAATGGAAATTCCTCCAAGGAAGATGGAGATGAGCACCTGCCATTGGTGAAACGAGCGAGGGTGCGAATGGGCAAACCATGTTCTGCTCACGAGGAAGTAGCTAGCTTTGCACACACTGAAGAAAGTCACAAGGAAGTTGTACTCAATCCATTGGGGCCAGTCAGCACATCATCAAATTGTGATGAAAATTGCCCTTCTGGTAGGGACTCGTCTGTGGTAAATGAAGTTTTGGATAATATTACACCATCTGGAGGTTGCAGTGGCATTTTGGGAAACAGACCTCAGCTTTGGAACACCAAGAATGACCAATCATTTGGTTGCTCGGTTGATGGCGAAGCTGTTTTACCTCCATCTAAGCGTCTTCATCGCGCTCTAGAAGCCATGTCAGCTAATGCTGCTGAAGATGATAGATGTAATTATGAATCTTCAGTAACAAAGATGTCTACTATTGGTTGTCATCATTCTTCCACAAGCTCATGCCCTGCTATGACTGTAGAAAGTAATACAGGGACTGGATTGGGACTGCAGAGTGAAGACTCTTTGGGCATTAATGCTTCAGGGGTTGATGCTTCTGGATTCTCTACCAGTTTAAACCCTGTAGTCTTGGAGGAAAATGCTAAATCAGTTGTGGTAGTGAATGCCGATAAAAAAACTGAGAGTCCGAACACCCAAAGTCATGAATGCTCTATTAATGAGTTACCAGATTCTGGAGACCATGTTGGTGGTAAAGATCTTAGTGGTGGTTTTTCTGATTGTCACATTATGGGAAGGCCAGTGCATTTATCGCCGAATATGGACAGAAGTGAGGCTGGTACTGGGCTTAATGAAAGTTCAATTGATGAGTTGCCTACGAAGGacaaaaacaaagacaaagaTGAATTGAGCCATTGTGAAGCAGAAAATCCTGATATTGAATGTGATACTTCAGAGCATACTTTGAAGAGCATAGATCCTCCTGTATCAGGCACCAACCATGGAATTTCTGAATTTTCACCTTTGAACATGGCTAGTCCACTTCATTATGGTGAAGAGGGTCCCGGTGAGAAAGTTGAGGGTTTGGAATCCCACGTTCAAGATACCAGAGAAGTCAATGACAT CTTTGATGTGGTGAAAGAGGTTGAAAATAAACAAACAGAGAATGATCCAAGCTCAGTTTCCTATCCAAATGAATACCTGGGTGATAAAAATGTCTCTGGTATCCGGTCAAGTCCATCCCTAACAGATGGAGGAGATTCTATTGCACATGCATCACCTCTCAATACGTCAGCCTGTCACATGTCGACTTCAGATAGTAGTAATATTCTTCAGAACAATGGCAGTTGTAGTCCAGATGGTGATTTGCAGAACAGGAGAACTTCATCTATTCAACTTGGTGAGGACGGAAAGTCTGAATCAGTTGTCAGTCAAAGATCAAAATCTGTGAGCAAGTACTCAGAAATACATGCAACTCTGTTATCATTTGATACAATGCTTGGAACATTGACAAggaccaaggagagcattggtCGAGCAACTCGTGTTGCTATGGACTGTGGAAAGCTTGGTGTAGCTGCTAAG GTGTTGGAAATTCTTGCCCGTTATTTGGAAACTGAGTCAAGCTTACACCGGAGAGTGGACTTGTTCTTCCTGGTGGATTCAATTGCTCAATGCACCCGAGGGTTGAAGG GTGATGGTTGTGGTATGTACCCTTCTGCAATCCAAGCAATCCTGCCACGGTTATTGTCAGCTGCTGCTCCTCCTGGAAGTTCTGCACATGAAAATCGTAGACAGTGTTTAAAG GTTTTGAAACTTTGGTCAGAGAGAAGGATTGTTCCAGAGTCCATAATTCATCGCCATATGCGAGAATTAGATACATATGGtgtgtcttcttcttctggtgCATATGGTAGGCGCTCCGCGAGAACGGAAAGGTCTTTGGATGATCCTCTTAGAGAAATGGAGGGCATGCTTGTTGACGAATATGGAAG CAATTCAAGTTTTCAACTTCCGGGATTTTGTATGCCCCGCATGCTCaaagatgaagatgatggaTGTGATTCTGATGGGGAAAGTTTTGAGGCTGTCACTCCTGAGCACAATCCTCAGGCCCATGAAGAACAAGAAACCACACCTGCCACTGAAAGACATAGGCATATCTTGGAAGATGTGGATGGAGAGCTTGAAATGGAGGATGTGGCTCCTTCCTGTGATGTTGACGTCAGTTCATCTTGTGGTGTTGCCGGAGCCAATGGTGTGCAGGCTTCACATAATCAGTTTGAACAGAATTGTGGACCGTACTTTGCCCCTCCACTACCTCGAGATGTGCCACCGTCATCTCCTCCACTACCATCTTCTCCTCCGCCTCCGCCCCCTCCACCACCACTGCCTCCACCTCATGTCGTGCATCCTCCATGCGCTATGCCCGATGCCTATATGAGCAGTGTTGATTCAAAGTCCTACACTGATGCACAT AATGTGCATGGCAACAGAGTTCACCCTCCACCTCAGCAGTTGAATTCACCAAGAGTGAACCATACAATTCCCGATGCTGTGCACTATCTTGCCCCTGAATGCAGAGATCATCAGAGACAGATGCCTGATTCTACATCGTGCTCTTATAGTAGTTTTCCTACATATTCAGAGAGAAATGTGACACACTCTGATGGTGCTACCTTCCATAATGAAGGTTACCCTTTACGACCACCTCATGCTCCACCATCCAATCAGTTCTCTTATGTTCAAGGAGACCAACCGGTAAAGCCACAATGCGAGGCTCCGCCTCCTTATCACAACAGATTTGACTATGGGGACCGAGAGAACTATTACAATAATCATGAAAGAATGAAACCTGGCCCATATGAGCCCTGCGATAGCTGGAGATTTCCTTCACATTATTTTTCAG GTCCTCGATATCCTGATAAAGGCAAGATGTCTTATGGAACTGGTCCATATGCTGGCCCTCCATGTGAACCAACAAGAGGACCTGGCCAAGATTGGAGATATCCTCCCCGCTTGATGAGCCACAGAGACTCTATGCCCTTTAGACCACCTTTTGAAGGTCCCATACCCATCACAGGCAGAG GTCCAAGCTATTGGCGGCCAAGATGA
- the LOC137715520 gene encoding EID1-like F-box protein 3, producing MNANRRLRPNPPSERSDSDDNGILNERILFLVFQSMDWDIQALSSTASVNHKLRAIVKRLLWRELCKYRAPRMVAALENCAPNGRIGGGWHTLAKLMFFCGGCEPTRNFKVSQPTPGHLVKSSRFSKTSGQSFLTKKCRGDLLYVSDPCEHPMGEKEDDLGIYRGVFKGFDKSRTRAYLIGRRVKLEERVRCPYCGAPVWSMTTAGLVPKSAARRLGSHHGALEYFVCVSGHMHGMCWLVPLSDDENGLTEMDGCDDSDFGDDDYGGVRRISYDDRTATNGSIGSMGEEVVVDGPAK from the coding sequence ATGAATGCGAACCGGCGACTGAGACCGAACCCGCCGAGCGAGCGGTCCGACTCGGACGACAACGGGATCCTGAATGAGCGGATACTCTTTCTCGTCTTCCAGTCCATGGACTGGGACATCCAAGCGCTCTCCTCGACCGCGTCGGTGAATCACAAGCTCCGGGCGATCGTGAAGCGGCTGCTGTGGCGGGAGCTCTGCAAGTACCGCGCCCCGCGCATGGTGGCGGCGCTGGAGAACTGTGCGCCCAACGGCCGGATCGGCGGCGGATGGCACACGCTCGCGAAGCTCATGTTCTTCTGCGGCGGATGCGAGCCGACTCGGAATTTCAAGGTGAGTCAACCTACCCCGGGTCACCTCGTCAAATCGTCACGATTCTCAAAGACGTCGGGGCAGAGCTTCCTCACGAAGAAGTGCCGCGGCGATTTGCTGTACGTCAGCGACCCCTGCGAGCATCCGATGGGGGAGAAGGAGGACGATCTGGGGATTTACAGAGGGGTATTTAAGGGATTTGACAAGTCGCGGACGAGGGCGTATTTGATCGGACGGCGGGTGAAGCTTGAGGAGCGGGTAAGGTGTCCTTATTGTGGGGCCCCCGTGTGGAGCATGACTACGGCGGGGCTCGTTCCGAAGAGCGCGGCGCGGCGGCTCGGCTCGCACCACGGCGCGTTGGAGTATTTTGTTTGTGTGAGCGGGCACATGCACGGCATGTGCTGGCTCGTGCCGCTGTCGGACGATGAGAATGGATTGACCGAGATGGACGGCTGTGATGATTCGGATTTCGGTGATGATGATTACGGTGGGGTCCGCAGAATCAGCTACGACGATCGGACGGCTACGAATGGAAGCATTGGGTCGATGGGGGAGGAAGTTGTGGTGGACGGGCCCGCAAAGTGA